From Streptomyces sp. CMB-StM0423, a single genomic window includes:
- a CDS encoding glycine--tRNA ligase: MAADKIDTIVSLSKRRGFVYPCSEIYGGQRAAWDYGPLGVELKENIKRQWWRHMVTSRDDVVGLDSSVILAREVWEASGHVATFTDPLTECTSCHKRFRADHLEEAYEAKHGHPPTGGLADINCPHCGNKGGFTEPKQFSGLLSTHLGPTQDAGSETFLRPETAQGIFTNFMQVQTSSRKKPPFGIAQTGKSFRNEITPGNFIFRTREFEQMEMEFFVKPGEDETWHEYWMQQRWNWYTGLGMQEANLRWFDHPKDKLSHYSKRTVDIEYRFDFAGSTWGELEGIANRTDFDLKAHSAASGQDLSFFDQEAGERWTPFVIEPAAGVGRTMLAFMLDAYVEDEAPNAKGKMEKRTVMRLDPRLAPVKAAVLPLSRNPELSPKAKGLAADLRGHWNIEFDDAGAIGRRYRRQDEIGTPYCITVDFDTLDDNAVTVRERDTMKQERVSLDQVGTYLGGRLLGC, encoded by the coding sequence GTGGCCGCCGACAAGATCGACACCATCGTCAGCCTGAGCAAGCGCCGTGGCTTCGTCTACCCGTGCAGCGAGATCTACGGCGGCCAGCGCGCCGCCTGGGACTACGGCCCCCTCGGCGTAGAGCTCAAGGAGAACATCAAGCGCCAGTGGTGGCGCCACATGGTCACCTCCCGCGACGACGTCGTCGGCCTCGACTCCTCCGTCATCCTCGCCCGCGAGGTCTGGGAAGCATCCGGTCACGTCGCCACCTTCACCGACCCCCTCACCGAATGCACCTCCTGCCACAAGCGCTTCCGCGCCGACCACCTCGAAGAGGCATACGAGGCCAAGCACGGCCACCCCCCCACCGGCGGCCTCGCCGACATCAACTGCCCCCACTGCGGCAACAAGGGCGGCTTCACCGAGCCCAAGCAGTTCTCCGGCCTCCTCTCCACCCACCTCGGCCCCACCCAGGACGCCGGCTCGGAGACCTTCCTGCGCCCCGAAACCGCCCAGGGCATCTTCACCAACTTCATGCAGGTCCAGACCTCGTCCCGGAAGAAGCCCCCCTTCGGCATCGCCCAGACCGGGAAGTCCTTCCGCAACGAGATCACCCCCGGCAACTTCATCTTCCGCACCCGCGAGTTCGAGCAGATGGAGATGGAGTTCTTCGTCAAGCCCGGCGAAGACGAGACCTGGCACGAGTACTGGATGCAGCAGCGCTGGAACTGGTACACCGGCCTCGGCATGCAGGAAGCCAACCTCCGCTGGTTCGACCACCCCAAGGACAAGCTCTCCCACTACTCGAAGCGCACCGTCGACATCGAGTACCGCTTCGACTTCGCCGGAAGCACGTGGGGCGAACTCGAAGGCATCGCCAACCGCACCGACTTCGACCTCAAGGCCCACTCCGCCGCCTCCGGCCAGGACCTCTCCTTCTTCGACCAGGAAGCCGGCGAACGCTGGACCCCCTTCGTCATCGAACCCGCCGCCGGCGTCGGCCGCACCATGCTCGCCTTCATGCTCGACGCCTACGTCGAAGACGAAGCCCCCAACGCCAAGGGCAAGATGGAAAAGCGCACCGTCATGCGCCTCGACCCCCGCCTCGCCCCCGTCAAGGCCGCCGTCCTGCCCCTCTCCCGCAACCCCGAACTCTCCCCCAAGGCCAAGGGCCTCGCCGCCGACCTCCGCGGCCACTGGAACATCGAGTTCGACGACGCCGGCGCCATCGGCCGCCGCTACCGCCGCCAGGACGAAATCGGCACCCCCTACTGCATCACCGTCGACTTCGACACCCTCGACGACAACGCCGTCACCGTCCGCGAACGCGACACCATGAAGCAGGAGCGCGTCTCCCTCGACCAGGTCGGCACCTACCTCGGCGGCCGCCTCCTCGGCTGCTGA
- a CDS encoding MBL fold metallo-hydrolase: MRRVRPASFGAEPAGARLARILNSPNYDPEAGAFRNPVPAGIGPQPGAGSRGEMFRALLRRDGRKPAGPIPVQRPDLSAPPADGLRLTWLGHATVLAEIDGRRVLFDPVFGERCSPFSFAGPRRFHRVPLPTGELGPLDAVVISHDHYDHLDMSTVRELRKAVAPDVLFAVPLGVGAHLERWGVPQDRIAELDWNESTEAAGLTLTATPARHFCGRGIRNKQRTLWASWSVRGPEHRVFHSGDTGYFPGFAGIGAEHGPFDAAMVQIGAYSEYWPDIHMTPEEGVRAHLDLRGGVLLPIHWGTFNLAPHRWEEPAERTAAAAAAADVRAAIPRPGEPFEPSAQTLPTTPWWQEIAAPERSPQPGGGRQAPAKPSPATEQ, translated from the coding sequence ATGCGTCGAGTTCGCCCCGCGTCGTTCGGCGCCGAGCCGGCTGGTGCCCGGCTGGCGCGGATTCTCAACTCGCCGAACTACGACCCGGAGGCCGGCGCCTTCCGCAACCCCGTCCCCGCAGGCATCGGCCCGCAGCCCGGCGCCGGTTCCCGCGGTGAGATGTTCCGCGCCCTGCTCCGCCGCGACGGCCGCAAGCCCGCGGGCCCCATCCCCGTGCAGCGCCCCGACCTGTCCGCCCCGCCCGCCGACGGGCTGCGCCTGACCTGGCTCGGCCACGCCACCGTCCTCGCCGAGATCGACGGCCGCCGCGTCCTCTTCGACCCGGTCTTCGGCGAGCGCTGTTCGCCCTTCTCCTTCGCCGGCCCGCGCCGCTTCCACCGCGTACCGCTGCCGACCGGCGAACTCGGCCCGCTCGACGCGGTCGTCATCTCCCACGACCACTACGACCACCTCGACATGTCGACCGTCCGCGAACTCCGCAAGGCGGTCGCCCCCGACGTGCTCTTCGCCGTCCCCCTGGGCGTCGGCGCGCACCTGGAGCGCTGGGGAGTGCCGCAGGACCGCATCGCCGAACTGGACTGGAACGAGTCCACCGAGGCCGCGGGCCTGACCCTCACCGCGACGCCCGCCCGCCACTTCTGCGGCCGCGGCATCCGCAACAAGCAGCGCACGCTGTGGGCGTCCTGGTCCGTCCGCGGCCCGGAGCACCGGGTGTTCCACAGCGGCGACACCGGCTACTTCCCCGGCTTCGCCGGCATCGGCGCGGAACACGGCCCGTTCGACGCGGCGATGGTGCAGATCGGCGCGTACAGCGAGTACTGGCCGGACATCCACATGACCCCGGAGGAGGGCGTACGGGCCCATCTCGACCTGCGCGGCGGGGTGCTGCTGCCGATCCACTGGGGCACGTTCAACCTCGCCCCGCACCGCTGGGAGGAGCCCGCGGAGCGCACCGCCGCCGCGGCGGCGGCAGCGGACGTCCGCGCGGCGATCCCCCGCCCGGGCGAGCCCTTCGAGCCGTCGGCGCAGACGCTGCCGACGACCCCGTGGTGGCAGGAGATCGCCGCCCCCGAGCGCAGCCCCCAGCCGGGGGGCGGCCGCCAGGCCCCGGCGAAGCCGAGCCCCGCGACGGAGCAGTAG
- a CDS encoding MFS transporter, translating to MRAWAGLAVLALPTLLLALDVSVLHLAVPHLAADLQPGNTQMLWIIDIYGFMIAGFLVTMGTLGDRVGRRRLLLIGAAAFGAASVAAAYAPTPEALIAARLLLGVAGATLMPSTLSLISNLFPDPRQRGLAFAIWAAMFSLGVALGPVLGGAMLEYFWWGSAFLLGIPVMVLLLVAGPLLLPESRDPDAGRVDAASVVLSLVTMLPVTYAIKELAHGLAVLPLLAAAVGVAAGTLFVRRQRRLANPLLDLGLFADRSFRSALLIILVGTVAVSGTYLFVTQYLQMVEGQSALRAGLWLLPPAGVLIAASVTAPVFARRFGPGPVMGAGLAASAVGYLLLTRVEPGDAGAIALIVVAYALVNSGIGPVLALGTEMVVGSAPPEKAGAASAISETSSELGVALGVAVLGSVGTAVYRSDVGGGLPEGTPEAAAETARDTLAGAVAVAEELPGQRGTELLGAAREAFAGGLAAVGVISALLALSVAVLAITALRGAGGAGGGDGSGSGAEDGDGAEDLAGAGAGAGAEVGSGAGDAAGVGAGAGDGGAGK from the coding sequence CTGCGCGCGTGGGCCGGGCTCGCGGTGCTGGCCCTGCCCACCCTCCTCCTCGCCCTCGACGTCTCCGTGCTGCACCTGGCGGTGCCGCATCTGGCGGCCGATCTGCAGCCCGGCAACACGCAGATGCTGTGGATCATCGACATCTACGGCTTCATGATCGCCGGTTTCCTGGTGACCATGGGCACCCTCGGCGACCGCGTCGGCCGCCGCCGGCTGCTGCTGATCGGCGCCGCCGCCTTCGGCGCCGCGTCCGTCGCCGCCGCGTACGCGCCGACCCCGGAGGCGCTGATCGCCGCCCGGCTGCTGCTGGGCGTGGCCGGTGCCACGCTGATGCCGTCGACGCTCTCGCTGATCAGCAATCTCTTCCCCGACCCGCGGCAGCGGGGGCTGGCGTTCGCGATCTGGGCGGCGATGTTCTCCCTGGGCGTCGCGCTGGGGCCGGTGCTGGGCGGCGCGATGCTGGAGTACTTCTGGTGGGGTTCTGCCTTCCTGCTGGGCATCCCGGTGATGGTGCTGCTGCTGGTGGCGGGGCCGCTGCTGCTGCCGGAGTCGCGGGATCCGGACGCGGGCCGGGTGGACGCGGCGAGCGTGGTGCTGTCGCTGGTGACGATGCTGCCGGTGACGTACGCGATCAAGGAGCTGGCGCACGGGCTCGCGGTGCTGCCGCTGCTGGCCGCCGCCGTGGGGGTGGCGGCGGGGACGCTGTTCGTGCGCAGGCAGCGGCGGTTGGCGAACCCGCTGCTGGACCTGGGGCTGTTCGCCGACCGGTCGTTCCGGAGCGCGCTGCTGATCATCCTGGTGGGGACGGTCGCGGTCAGCGGCACGTACCTGTTCGTGACGCAGTACCTGCAGATGGTGGAGGGCCAGTCGGCGCTGCGCGCGGGGCTGTGGCTGCTGCCGCCCGCGGGGGTGCTGATCGCCGCTTCGGTGACGGCGCCGGTGTTCGCGCGGCGGTTCGGTCCAGGTCCCGTGATGGGCGCGGGGCTGGCGGCGTCGGCGGTGGGGTACCTGCTGCTGACCAGGGTCGAGCCGGGCGACGCGGGGGCGATCGCGCTGATCGTCGTGGCGTACGCGCTGGTGAACTCCGGTATCGGTCCTGTGCTGGCGCTGGGTACGGAGATGGTGGTGGGTTCCGCGCCGCCGGAGAAGGCGGGGGCGGCGTCGGCGATCAGCGAGACGAGTTCGGAGCTGGGGGTGGCGCTGGGCGTCGCGGTGCTGGGGAGCGTGGGCACGGCGGTGTACCGGTCGGATGTCGGCGGCGGGCTGCCGGAGGGCACGCCGGAGGCGGCGGCGGAGACGGCGCGGGACACCCTGGCGGGCGCGGTGGCGGTGGCGGAGGAGTTGCCGGGGCAGCGGGGCACGGAGTTGCTGGGTGCGGCGCGGGAGGCGTTCGCGGGCGGTCTCGCGGCGGTGGGCGTGATCAGCGCGCTGCTGGCGCTGTCGGTGGCGGTGCTGGCGATCACGGCGCTACGGGGCGCGGGGGGCGCCGGGGGCGGGGACGGGTCCGGTTCCGGCGCGGAAGACGGGGACGGAGCCGAGGACTTGGCCGGTGCCGGTGCCGGTGCCGGTGCCGAGGTCGGGTCCGGTGCTGGGGACGCGGCCGGAGTCGGGGCCGGTGCCGGAGACGGGGGCGCGGGGAAGTGA
- a CDS encoding TetR/AcrR family transcriptional regulator: MPPETLTPEHILEATEDVLRRYGPAKATVVDVARVLGVSHGSVYRHFPSKAALHAAVAARWLDRTSAALEKVAAAEGPADVRLRRWLAELFDAKRDKAHADPEMFATYMALIGDSGSAARTGPAAGAAAGAAGAATVAGVVARHIAELTGQLTLILEDGVRQGVLSVPPAVAAGDAEGTAVAQAARRSVEGVARAVFDATRRFHDPAFAPDWEEPGVAAEFALVVDVVVRGLRP, translated from the coding sequence ATGCCGCCCGAGACCCTGACCCCCGAGCACATCCTCGAAGCCACGGAGGACGTGCTGCGCCGCTATGGTCCGGCGAAGGCCACGGTGGTGGACGTGGCGCGGGTGCTGGGGGTGAGCCACGGCTCGGTGTACCGGCATTTTCCGAGCAAGGCGGCGCTGCACGCGGCGGTGGCGGCGCGGTGGCTGGACCGGACGTCGGCGGCGCTGGAGAAGGTCGCGGCGGCGGAGGGTCCCGCGGATGTGCGGTTGCGGCGGTGGCTGGCGGAGTTGTTCGACGCGAAGCGGGACAAGGCGCATGCCGATCCGGAGATGTTCGCGACGTACATGGCGCTGATCGGCGACAGCGGCTCCGCGGCCCGTACGGGCCCGGCTGCCGGCGCGGCGGCGGGGGCGGCGGGCGCGGCGACGGTGGCGGGTGTGGTGGCGCGGCATATCGCGGAGCTGACGGGGCAGTTGACGCTGATCCTGGAGGACGGGGTGCGTCAGGGGGTGTTGTCGGTGCCGCCGGCCGTGGCGGCGGGGGATGCGGAGGGGACGGCGGTGGCGCAGGCGGCGCGGCGTTCGGTGGAGGGGGTGGCGCGGGCGGTGTTCGATGCGACGCGCCGGTTCCATGATCCGGCGTTTGCGCCGGACTGGGAGGAGCCGGGGGTGGCGGCGGAGTTCGCGCTGGTGGTGGATGTGGTGGTGCGGGGTCTACGTCCCTGA
- a CDS encoding aldo/keto reductase, producing the protein MTSIPTRPLGTTGPRVSALGLGCMGMSALYGPVDRKESIATIHAALDAGVTLLDTGDFYGMGHNELLIRDALAARPGSRDQAVVSVKFGALRDPAGGFLGYDGRPAAVKNFAAYSLQRLGTDHIDVYRLARLDPDVPVEETVGAVQELIDAGYVRHIGLSEVGAETVRRAAATAPVADLQIEYSLISRGIEDEILPVCRELGVSVTAYGVLSRGLISGHMTRESVQGMGAQDFRAHSPRFAAENIDRNLALVDALRRVADDKGVTVAQIAIAWVLGRGEDIVPLVGARRRDRLAESLGALDVVLDAADLAAIEEAVPAGAAAGERYAPEQMAMLDSERTSGTAGA; encoded by the coding sequence ATGACTTCGATCCCGACTCGCCCCCTCGGCACCACCGGCCCCCGCGTCTCCGCCCTCGGCCTCGGCTGCATGGGCATGTCCGCCCTCTACGGGCCCGTTGACCGCAAGGAGTCCATCGCCACCATCCACGCCGCCCTCGACGCCGGCGTGACCCTCCTCGACACCGGCGACTTCTACGGCATGGGCCACAACGAGCTGCTCATCCGCGACGCCCTCGCCGCCCGCCCCGGCAGCCGCGACCAGGCCGTCGTCAGCGTCAAGTTCGGCGCCCTGCGCGACCCCGCCGGCGGCTTCCTCGGCTACGACGGCCGGCCCGCCGCCGTGAAGAACTTCGCCGCGTACTCGCTGCAGCGCCTCGGCACCGACCACATCGACGTCTACCGGCTCGCCCGTCTCGATCCCGACGTGCCCGTCGAGGAGACCGTCGGCGCGGTGCAGGAGCTGATCGACGCCGGCTACGTGCGGCATATCGGGCTCTCCGAGGTCGGCGCGGAGACCGTGCGCCGGGCCGCGGCCACCGCGCCGGTCGCCGATCTCCAGATCGAGTACTCGCTGATCTCCCGCGGCATCGAGGACGAGATCCTGCCCGTCTGCCGCGAGCTGGGCGTCTCCGTCACCGCGTACGGCGTGCTCTCCCGCGGCCTGATCAGCGGGCACATGACCCGCGAGAGCGTGCAGGGGATGGGCGCGCAGGACTTCCGGGCGCACTCCCCGCGGTTCGCCGCCGAGAACATCGACCGGAACCTGGCGCTCGTCGACGCGCTGCGGCGGGTCGCGGACGACAAGGGGGTGACGGTCGCGCAGATCGCCATCGCCTGGGTGCTCGGCCGCGGCGAGGACATCGTGCCGCTCGTCGGTGCACGGCGCCGCGACCGGCTCGCGGAGTCCCTCGGCGCCCTGGACGTGGTGCTGGACGCGGCGGATCTGGCCGCGATCGAGGAGGCGGTGCCGGCGGGCGCGGCGGCCGGGGAGCGGTACGCGCCGGAGCAGATGGCGATGCTGGACAGCGAGCGGACGAGCGGTACGGCCGGCGCGTAG
- a CDS encoding BTAD domain-containing putative transcriptional regulator → MRYGILGPLAVWTDAGEPVKVAERKVRALLADLLLHEGRTVSAGRLIEDLWPPGSLPANPAATLQTRVWQLRRALAAAEPGARDLVVREHGGYRLAAPPESVDAGRFAALLARARTTEDPEKRAAGLREALALWRGGAYEDVADQDFARAEVARLEETRLTAAEELAHARLALGEHGPLAAELADLVDRHPLRERLRAAHMTALYRAGRQSEALAAYGDLRRHLARELGLEPGPEVAALQRAILAQDAALLAGSAEPASARTGGGPDKAGAAAAAPGTASTTPGTPAPDPPPSNLPAPVTELIGRDRELTDVRKLLHTERLVTLAGPGGVGKTRLALEAAAQALTDTPAGLPGDFPDGVWLAELAGRRCYDDPADVIAQALGVHDTEGRPTHDVLADAVRAKRLLLVLDNCEHLVEAVAPLAARLLRAAPGLRILATSQEQLAIAGETLYAVPPLDLPRPGTPPAHTTAAGTPTPSATAPSATAPAAECLHESSAVRLFLARAAAAAPGFQLDPGNTAAVAAICRRLDGIPLALELAATRVRALGVHRLAERLDDRFRVLAAAGTRRDAPERQRTLRATIAWSWELLTPAEQAVLRRLSVFAAGTTLPAAEAVCAGTDIAPADVADLLARLVDRSLVVTAPGPEGPRYGLLESVAAYALEELTAAGEHPRALRHHATHYTGLAERAAPHLYTRTQTRWLTVLDAEAANLRRALDTATTTGAAALALRLANALAWYWFLRGRHREGTRALTRALEAARTAEAGGGADAPGGGDVPGAARLATGATWHAGFTLLDATARPPRSGGTRGSGEYVPRETHDSGGPGQQPASTGDHTAPRDADTRAVWFLAFAEANFGSIPRAAVFADRALGDFRTRGDRWGEAAALVVMATVALFRGELAALAQNSATAARIFDELGEDWGRLEAGEAMAEHAEITGDYARAARLHRDDARRAEELGLWAQQSYRLTGLGRITMLTGDLAESRRLHERAMALAVAHFDPVGEEFAEIGLGMVARRAGRPEAAEAHLRPWLTWWRGLDCSAAPRGVALIAAELGFIAEQRGDVEEARALQREGLAAALASEDPRAAALALEGLAGVETLTGNHVPAARLLGTAAALRTAAGAPLPTAERGDVDRITTRATAALGRKAFAEAHEEGQEMPLPSHPATRQPPPATVP, encoded by the coding sequence ATGCGATACGGGATCCTCGGTCCGCTGGCGGTGTGGACGGACGCCGGCGAACCGGTCAAGGTCGCCGAGCGCAAGGTCCGCGCGCTCCTCGCCGACCTGCTGCTGCACGAGGGCCGTACCGTCTCCGCCGGCCGCCTCATCGAGGACCTGTGGCCGCCCGGCAGCCTCCCCGCGAACCCGGCCGCGACGCTCCAGACCCGCGTCTGGCAGTTGCGCCGCGCCCTCGCCGCCGCCGAGCCCGGCGCCCGCGACCTGGTCGTACGCGAACACGGCGGCTACCGCCTCGCCGCGCCCCCCGAATCCGTCGACGCCGGCCGCTTCGCGGCCCTCCTCGCCCGCGCCCGTACGACCGAAGACCCGGAGAAACGGGCGGCGGGACTCCGCGAAGCCCTCGCGCTGTGGCGCGGCGGCGCCTACGAGGACGTCGCCGACCAGGACTTCGCCCGCGCCGAAGTCGCGCGGCTGGAGGAGACCCGGCTCACCGCCGCCGAGGAGCTGGCCCACGCCCGGCTCGCCCTCGGCGAGCACGGCCCCCTCGCCGCCGAACTCGCCGACCTCGTGGACCGCCATCCACTACGGGAACGGCTGCGCGCCGCACACATGACCGCGCTGTACCGGGCGGGCCGGCAGAGCGAAGCCCTCGCCGCCTACGGCGACCTGCGCCGGCACCTGGCCCGCGAACTGGGCCTGGAGCCGGGGCCCGAGGTGGCGGCACTGCAACGCGCGATCCTGGCGCAGGACGCCGCGCTGCTGGCAGGGAGCGCGGAGCCAGCGAGCGCGCGTACCGGGGGCGGCCCGGATAAAGCGGGCGCAGCCGCTGCCGCACCGGGTACGGCGAGCACAACCCCCGGCACACCCGCCCCCGACCCGCCGCCCTCCAACCTCCCCGCGCCCGTCACCGAACTCATCGGCCGCGACCGCGAGCTGACCGACGTACGCAAACTCCTCCACACCGAACGCCTCGTGACCCTCGCCGGCCCCGGCGGCGTCGGCAAGACCCGGCTCGCCCTCGAAGCCGCCGCCCAGGCCCTCACCGACACCCCCGCCGGCCTCCCCGGCGACTTCCCCGACGGCGTATGGCTCGCCGAACTCGCCGGCCGCCGCTGCTACGACGACCCCGCCGACGTCATCGCGCAGGCCCTCGGCGTCCACGACACCGAGGGCCGCCCCACCCACGACGTCCTCGCCGACGCCGTACGCGCCAAACGCCTCCTCCTCGTCCTCGACAACTGCGAGCACCTCGTCGAGGCCGTCGCCCCGCTCGCCGCCCGCCTCCTGCGCGCAGCACCCGGCCTGCGCATCCTCGCCACCAGCCAGGAGCAGTTGGCCATCGCCGGCGAAACCCTCTACGCCGTACCGCCCCTCGACCTCCCCCGCCCCGGCACCCCGCCCGCCCACACCACCGCCGCCGGCACCCCCACCCCGAGCGCCACCGCCCCGAGCGCCACCGCCCCCGCCGCCGAGTGCCTGCACGAGTCCAGCGCCGTACGGCTCTTCCTCGCCCGCGCCGCCGCCGCGGCCCCCGGCTTCCAGCTCGACCCCGGCAACACCGCCGCCGTCGCCGCCATCTGCCGCCGCCTCGACGGCATCCCCCTCGCGCTCGAACTCGCCGCCACCCGCGTCCGCGCCCTCGGCGTCCACCGCCTCGCCGAACGCCTCGACGACAGGTTCCGCGTCCTCGCCGCCGCGGGCACCCGCAGGGACGCGCCCGAACGGCAGCGCACACTCCGCGCGACGATCGCCTGGAGCTGGGAACTCCTCACCCCCGCGGAACAGGCCGTCCTGCGCCGGCTCTCCGTCTTCGCCGCCGGCACCACCCTGCCCGCCGCCGAAGCCGTCTGCGCCGGAACGGACATCGCCCCCGCCGACGTCGCCGACCTCCTCGCCCGCCTCGTCGACCGCTCCCTCGTCGTCACCGCCCCCGGGCCCGAAGGCCCCCGCTACGGGCTGCTGGAATCGGTCGCCGCCTACGCCCTGGAGGAACTGACCGCCGCAGGCGAACACCCCCGCGCGCTACGCCACCACGCCACCCACTACACCGGCCTCGCCGAGCGCGCCGCCCCCCACCTCTACACCCGCACCCAGACACGCTGGCTCACCGTCCTCGACGCCGAGGCGGCCAACCTGCGCCGCGCCCTGGACACCGCCACCACGACGGGCGCCGCCGCCCTGGCGCTGCGCCTGGCGAACGCGCTGGCGTGGTACTGGTTCCTGCGCGGCCGCCACCGCGAAGGCACAAGAGCGCTGACGCGCGCGCTGGAAGCGGCGAGGACCGCGGAGGCGGGCGGCGGGGCGGACGCCCCGGGTGGCGGGGACGTGCCCGGCGCCGCTCGGCTCGCCACCGGTGCCACCTGGCACGCCGGTTTCACCCTGCTCGACGCCACTGCCCGCCCCCCGCGCAGCGGCGGGACCCGCGGCAGCGGGGAGTACGTACCCAGGGAAACCCACGACAGCGGCGGCCCCGGTCAGCAGCCGGCCAGTACCGGCGACCACACCGCCCCCCGGGACGCCGACACCCGGGCGGTGTGGTTCCTCGCCTTCGCCGAGGCCAACTTCGGCAGCATCCCCCGCGCCGCGGTGTTCGCCGACCGGGCGCTGGGCGACTTCCGTACCCGCGGGGACCGCTGGGGCGAAGCCGCCGCGCTCGTCGTCATGGCGACCGTGGCGCTCTTCCGCGGCGAACTGGCCGCGCTCGCACAGAACTCCGCGACCGCCGCCCGTATCTTCGACGAACTGGGCGAGGACTGGGGCCGCCTCGAAGCAGGCGAGGCCATGGCCGAGCACGCCGAGATCACCGGCGACTACGCGCGCGCCGCGCGCCTGCACCGCGACGACGCCCGCCGGGCGGAGGAACTCGGCCTGTGGGCCCAGCAGTCGTACCGCCTCACCGGGCTCGGGCGGATCACGATGCTCACCGGCGACCTGGCCGAGTCGCGGCGGCTGCACGAGCGGGCCATGGCGCTGGCCGTCGCGCACTTCGACCCGGTCGGCGAGGAGTTCGCGGAGATCGGCCTCGGCATGGTCGCGCGCAGGGCCGGACGGCCCGAGGCGGCCGAGGCGCATCTGCGCCCGTGGCTGACGTGGTGGCGGGGACTCGACTGCTCCGCGGCTCCGCGCGGGGTGGCGCTGATCGCGGCGGAGTTGGGCTTCATCGCCGAGCAGCGCGGCGACGTCGAGGAGGCGCGTGCCCTCCAGCGCGAGGGGCTGGCCGCGGCGCTCGCCTCGGAGGACCCGCGGGCCGCCGCGCTGGCGCTGGAGGGCCTGGCGGGCGTCGAGACGCTCACCGGCAACCACGTGCCCGCCGCCCGCCTCCTCGGCACCGCCGCCGCCCTCCGCACGGCGGCGGGCGCCCCGCTGCCGACGGCGGAACGGGGCGACGTGGACCGCATCACGACCCGCGCCACGGCCGCCCTGGGCCGGAAAGCCTTCGCCGAGGCACACGAAGAGGGCCAAGAGATGCCACTGCCGTCCCACCCCGCAACCCGCCAACCCCCGCCCGCAACCGTGCCCTAG